A genomic window from Nicotiana sylvestris chromosome 11, ASM39365v2, whole genome shotgun sequence includes:
- the LOC138881709 gene encoding uncharacterized protein: MKFLYLQIKIVKFRRSRKFTSEEPLVPAVDISYNEKFMIIEAWKQADFLCKVYILISLEDDLYNVYSAMNTSKELWDALEKKYKTEDAYLKKFMVAKFQDYKMIDGKTVGIQVQELQLIFNDLIAEGMVVNEAFQVTAMIEILPPSWRDFKNYLKHKSKEMKLEDIVIRLKIEEDNKTAKKKSRGNSTIMEANIVVLGHQLF, from the coding sequence ATgaagtttttatatcttcaaatcaaAATAGTAAAATTTAGACGGAGTAGAAAATTCACTAGTGAAGAGCCTCTAGTGCCTGCTGTGGATATATCATACAATGAAAAGTTCATGAttattgaggcgtggaagcaggCAGATTTTCTTTGCAAAGTCTATATCTTAATCTCTTTAGAGGATGACTTGTACAATGTGTACAGTGCGATGAATACTTCGAAAGAATTATGGGACgcacttgagaagaagtacaagacagAAGATGCATACTTGAAGAAGTTCATGGTTGCTAAGTTTCAAGACTATAAAATGATAGACGGCAAAACTGTAGGAATCCAAGTTCAGGAGCTTCAACTTATTTTTAACGATCTTATTGCTGAAGGTATGGTCGTGAATGAAGCATTTCAAGTGACTGCAATGATTGAAATATTGCCTCCTTCGTGGAGAGATTTCAAGAACTATCTTAAGCACAAGAGCAAAGAAATGAAGTTGGAAGATATTGTGATACGTCTAAAGATTGAGGAAGACAACAAAACAGCCAAGAAGAAGTCTCGTGGAAATTCAACGATCATGGAAGCTAATATCGTTGTTTTGGGTCATCaattgttttaa
- the LOC138881710 gene encoding uncharacterized protein: MTMPHGQIQAQLSAMQVFKGIKKGEPTFVATIASLEEDKKFLETVPPCIEKLLNENKDVMPEELPKHLPPRREVDYKIELEPGAKPPAFAPYHMAPPELEELKKQLKELLDVGHIRPSKAPFGAPDKHPIAFESRKLNEMERHYMVQKKEMTAIVRCLCTWRHYLLESRFMVKTDNVATSYFQTQKKLTPKQARW; the protein is encoded by the exons ATGACTATGCCACACGGACAAATCCAAGCACAACTCTCAGCTATGCAGGTTTTCAAGGGGATCAAGAAGGGGGAGCCGACGTTCGTGGCAACCATTGCAAGTCTGGAGGAAGACAAAAAATTTCTAGAGACAGTGCCACCTTGCATAGAGAAGTTGCTTAACgaaaacaaagatgtcatgcCCGAGGAGTTGCCTAAGCACTTGCCTCCCAGACGAGAGGTGGATTacaagattgagttggagccaggggctaagccacccgcatttgccccatatcatatggcacctcCCGAGCTAGAGGAGCTCAAGAAACAATTGAAGGAGCTGCTAGATGTTGGTCACATTCGCCCATCAAAGGCACCTTTTGGCGCACCA GATAAGCATCCCATAGCATTTGAGAGCCGCAAGTTAAATGAGATGGAGCGGCATTACATGGTACAAAAGAAGGAAATGACTGCCATTGTGCGTTGCCTTTGtacatggagacattatctgctcGAGTCGAGGTTCATGGTCAAGACTGATAATGTGGCTACTAGCTACTTTCAAACACAGAAGAAGCTGACACCAAAGCAGGCTAGGTGGTAG
- the LOC138881711 gene encoding uncharacterized protein, which translates to MDAVEIFGQRLGNVEGTLNVLERHTLEEIESIRNDLEGRKDRVTRGACQCWRDRGSQQCCGDEGGQDEAPKPPVFKGVRDAKEVENFLWHLENYFRHGKVRDDEAKINTALLYLSETAMLWRRRKMADVDKGLCTISTWDQFKAKFKRQFFPNNVLYEARHKLRELKETWSIRNYVKEFTTLMLQIPNLTNDDSLFHFMDGLQNWAKQELQHRQVTEIDQAIVEAESLMDFRHDKHDKCNFKESKVNNAKGGGDCGKVKEI; encoded by the exons ATGGACGCCGTGGAGATCTTTGGCCAACGCTTGGGGAATGTGGAAGGCACCCTTAACGTTCTTGAGAGgcacactcttgaagagattgagagtattcgaaatgacttggagggac gcaaagatagagtcactcgagGAGCATGTCAATGCTGGCGTGACCGAGGTAGCCAGCAATGTTGTGGTGACGAGGGAGGCCAAGATGAGGCTCCCAAACCCCCGGTGTTCAAAGGTGTTCGTGATgcaaaagaagtggaaaacttcctttGGCACTTGGAAAACTACTTCAGGCATGGCAAAGTGAGGGATgacgaggccaagatcaacactGCGTTATTGTACCTTTCAGAGACTGCCATGCTATGGCGGAGAAGGAAGATGGCCGACGTGGATAAAGGTCTATGTACTATTAGCACATGGGATCAGTTCAAAGCGAAGTTCAAGcgacagttctttccaaacaatgtcttgtacgaggcaaggcacaagcttagggaattgaaGGAAACATGGAGCATACGTAACTATGTCAAGgagttcactacccttatgcttcaaatccccaacctgaccaatgatgactcgttgttccacttcatggacgggttgcaaaattgggctaagCAGGAGTTGCAACACCGACAAGTCACTGAAATAGACCAAGCCATAGTGGAGGCCGAATCATTAATGGATTTTAGGCATGACAAGCACGACAAATGCAATTTCAAGGAGTCAAAGGTTAACAATGCCAAAGGTGGGGGAGACTGCGGCAAAGTCAAGGAGATATaa